Proteins co-encoded in one Kribbella qitaiheensis genomic window:
- the pseC gene encoding UDP-4-amino-4,6-dideoxy-N-acetyl-beta-L-altrosamine transaminase — protein sequence MLPYGRQSISEEDIEAVTAILRGDWLTTGPAVTAFENAISELTGGHRAVSCTSGTAALHMAYAGLGVGPGDEVVTTPMTFVATASCAAILGAKIVFADVEDDTALIDPAAVEAVVTDRTKVIAAVDYAGHPADYDALQPIADRVGAKTLDDAAHSVGGFYRGRPVGDLADVTTLSFFPTKNLTTGEGGAVVAKDPAVGQKAHEFHFIGLVRDPDRFEITGEGPWHQEVHEHGLNYRLTDLASALGLSQLKRLADFKKRRTEITARYNEAFASVDGLRTPAQRDDVDPAWHLYPVRVLGGRRREVFDNLRAAGIGVQVNYIPVYWHPVFANAGYQRGLCPNAEQFYSEEISLPMFPDLTDSDVDRVIETLTKLVS from the coding sequence ATGCTGCCCTACGGACGTCAGTCGATCTCCGAAGAAGACATCGAAGCGGTCACCGCGATCCTGCGCGGTGACTGGCTGACCACCGGCCCGGCCGTGACCGCGTTCGAGAACGCGATCTCCGAGCTGACCGGTGGACACCGCGCGGTTTCCTGTACGTCGGGCACCGCGGCGCTGCACATGGCGTACGCCGGGCTCGGCGTCGGCCCCGGTGACGAGGTCGTCACCACGCCGATGACGTTCGTCGCCACCGCGTCCTGCGCCGCGATCCTCGGCGCCAAGATCGTCTTCGCCGACGTCGAGGACGACACCGCGCTGATCGACCCGGCCGCCGTCGAGGCGGTCGTCACGGATCGCACGAAGGTGATCGCGGCGGTCGACTACGCCGGCCACCCCGCCGACTACGACGCGCTGCAGCCGATCGCGGACCGGGTAGGCGCCAAGACGCTGGACGACGCGGCGCACTCGGTCGGCGGCTTCTACCGCGGCCGTCCGGTCGGCGACCTGGCCGACGTGACCACGCTGTCGTTCTTCCCGACCAAGAACCTCACCACCGGCGAGGGCGGCGCGGTTGTCGCCAAGGACCCGGCAGTCGGGCAGAAGGCGCACGAGTTCCACTTCATCGGACTGGTCCGCGACCCGGACCGATTCGAGATCACCGGCGAGGGCCCGTGGCACCAGGAGGTGCACGAGCACGGCCTGAACTACCGGCTGACCGATCTGGCCAGCGCGCTCGGGCTGTCCCAGCTGAAGCGGCTGGCCGACTTCAAGAAGCGCCGCACCGAGATCACCGCGCGCTACAACGAGGCCTTCGCCAGCGTCGACGGACTCCGTACGCCGGCGCAGCGCGACGATGTCGACCCGGCCTGGCACCTCTACCCGGTGCGCGTGCTCGGCGGCCGCCGTCGCGAAGTTTTCGATAACCTGCGGGCGGCCGGCATCGGCGTCCAGGTGAACTACATCCCGGTCTACTGGCACCCGGTCTTCGCCAACGCGGGCTACCAGCGCGGCCTGTGCCCGAACGCGGAGCAGTTCTACAGCGAGGAGATCTCGCTGCCGATGTTCCCGGACCTGACCGACAGCGACGTCGACCGCGTCATCGAGACGCTGACGAAGCTGGTTTCCTAA
- the pseB gene encoding UDP-N-acetylglucosamine 4,6-dehydratase (inverting) — MSILTGSDILVTGGTGSFGKAFIRYALDNLDPRRIIIFSRDELKQWEVRQLFGDDPRLRFFIGDIRDRQRLNRAMHKVDYVVHAAALKQVDTAEYNPWEFVQTNIVGSQNVIEACIDSGVKKVVALSTDKASSPINLYGATKLTADKLFITGNHYAAAYDTRFSVVRYGNVMGSRGSIIPKFRALHEAGQSLPITDLRCTRFLITLPEAVQFVIDSFEQMMGGELYVPRIPSMKITDLAQAIAPGAKMHDMGLRPGEKLHEEMISPEEGRRALAIGDRYVLQPDLATWGYTPPSNGVPVADGFHYTSDNNDQWYSIEEITKILESDV; from the coding sequence GTGTCCATCCTCACCGGCTCCGACATCCTCGTCACCGGAGGCACCGGCTCCTTCGGCAAGGCGTTCATCCGCTACGCACTGGACAACCTGGACCCGCGCCGGATCATCATCTTCAGCCGCGACGAGCTGAAGCAGTGGGAGGTCCGCCAGCTGTTCGGCGACGACCCCCGGCTGCGCTTCTTCATCGGCGACATCCGCGACCGGCAGCGGCTGAACCGCGCGATGCACAAGGTCGACTACGTGGTGCACGCCGCCGCGCTCAAGCAGGTCGACACCGCGGAGTACAACCCGTGGGAGTTCGTCCAGACGAACATCGTCGGCTCGCAGAACGTGATCGAGGCCTGCATCGACTCGGGCGTGAAGAAGGTCGTGGCGCTGTCCACCGACAAGGCCTCCAGCCCGATCAACCTGTACGGCGCGACGAAGCTGACCGCCGACAAGCTGTTCATCACCGGCAACCACTACGCCGCGGCGTACGACACCCGGTTCTCCGTGGTCCGCTACGGCAACGTGATGGGCTCGCGCGGCTCGATCATCCCGAAGTTCCGCGCCCTGCACGAGGCCGGCCAGTCGCTGCCGATCACCGACCTGCGCTGCACCCGGTTCCTGATCACGCTGCCCGAGGCGGTCCAGTTCGTGATCGACTCGTTCGAGCAGATGATGGGCGGCGAGCTGTACGTGCCGCGGATCCCGTCGATGAAGATCACCGACCTGGCCCAGGCGATCGCGCCGGGCGCCAAGATGCACGACATGGGTCTTCGCCCGGGCGAGAAGCTGCACGAAGAGATGATCAGCCCGGAGGAAGGCCGCCGCGCGCTGGCGATCGGCGACCGCTACGTGCTGCAGCCGGACCTGGCGACCTGGGGCTACACGCCGCCGTCGAACGGCGTACCGGTGGCCGACGGTTTCCACTACACCTCGGACAACAACGACCAGTGGTACTCCATCGAGGAAATCACCAAGATTCTCGAGAGTGACGTCTGA
- a CDS encoding type II toxin-antitoxin system VapC family toxin — protein MASERRLGLVDPVVTLIDSCALLDVLTGDPTWGDWSAGAIAKAETEGELVINPLIYAEVSAGYAQVEQVDAALPPAIFRREPLPYAAGFLAAKAFIAYRKRGGTKAAPLPDFYIGAHAAVAHYRVITRDASRFRTYFPGLELVTPN, from the coding sequence GTGGCGAGTGAGCGCCGATTGGGGCTCGTCGATCCGGTCGTGACCCTGATCGACAGTTGCGCCTTGCTGGATGTCCTGACCGGCGATCCGACGTGGGGCGATTGGTCCGCCGGAGCCATCGCCAAGGCGGAAACCGAAGGCGAACTGGTGATCAATCCGCTGATCTACGCGGAGGTGTCGGCTGGTTACGCGCAGGTGGAACAGGTAGATGCAGCGCTTCCGCCTGCGATCTTCCGCCGGGAACCGCTGCCGTACGCAGCGGGGTTCCTGGCCGCGAAAGCCTTCATCGCCTATCGGAAACGGGGCGGCACCAAGGCCGCGCCGCTGCCGGACTTTTACATCGGCGCTCACGCCGCCGTAGCTCATTACCGCGTGATCACCCGGGATGCAAGCCGGTTCCGGACGTATTTTCCGGGGCTCGAACTAGTGACGCCGAACTGA
- a CDS encoding AbrB/MazE/SpoVT family DNA-binding domain-containing protein codes for MKLNSKGQVTIPAELRHKHHLHEGDELEVVEGKDGALNIVRLEHSEHRAQRWAREARGSATTTMSTDELMELLRGE; via the coding sequence GTGAAGTTGAACAGCAAGGGTCAAGTGACGATCCCCGCCGAGCTTCGGCACAAGCACCACCTGCACGAAGGCGACGAACTCGAGGTCGTCGAGGGAAAGGACGGCGCACTGAACATCGTCCGCCTCGAACACAGCGAACATCGCGCACAGCGGTGGGCTCGCGAAGCCCGTGGCAGCGCGACCACCACGATGAGCACCGACGAACTGATGGAACTGCTGCGTGGCGAGTGA
- a CDS encoding PseG/SpsG family protein — MTLRIGVRCDVGPQRGIGHVMRSLALAEELKGRGAEIVFVCDSHTVPWANDQILARDIPVEPAVWTPDEHLELFARLGLDAVVFDSYDLDAEVFTAVRAAGVPTLAIVDGDLRGAEADVFVDQNLGSELDDPELPAGATRLAGLDYVLLRDEVLSLRPSEPPAPRPDGVPKVFAFFGGTDAFGAGPYVVAALAATGVPFEATVVAPGEDLAEAIAAVELGAGQYVEVIGPTSQLAKAVVASDLAVSASGTSTWELLCLGATAGLVCVVDNQVMGYERAIATGAAVGVGVLSDLKLDPTPAAAVLRKLLTDPSERARVAAAGWKLVDGQGRTRVADALFHLIS; from the coding sequence GTGACTTTGCGGATTGGTGTCAGGTGTGACGTCGGGCCCCAGCGGGGGATCGGGCATGTGATGCGGAGCCTGGCGCTGGCCGAGGAGTTGAAGGGCCGCGGCGCGGAGATCGTGTTCGTCTGCGACAGCCACACGGTGCCGTGGGCCAACGACCAGATCCTGGCGCGGGACATCCCGGTCGAACCGGCCGTCTGGACGCCGGACGAGCACCTCGAGCTGTTCGCGCGGCTCGGGCTGGACGCGGTGGTGTTCGACTCCTACGACCTCGACGCCGAGGTGTTCACCGCGGTCCGCGCGGCCGGTGTCCCCACCCTGGCGATTGTCGACGGGGACCTTCGGGGTGCCGAGGCGGATGTGTTCGTCGACCAGAACCTGGGCTCCGAGCTCGATGATCCGGAGCTCCCCGCCGGTGCGACCAGGCTGGCCGGGCTGGACTACGTACTGCTGCGCGACGAGGTGCTCTCGTTGCGCCCCTCGGAGCCGCCCGCACCGCGACCGGACGGCGTACCGAAGGTGTTCGCGTTCTTCGGTGGCACTGACGCCTTCGGCGCCGGCCCGTACGTCGTGGCCGCGCTCGCCGCGACCGGCGTCCCCTTCGAGGCGACCGTCGTCGCGCCGGGCGAAGACCTGGCCGAAGCGATCGCAGCGGTCGAGCTGGGCGCCGGTCAGTACGTCGAGGTGATCGGCCCGACCTCACAACTCGCCAAGGCCGTGGTGGCATCCGACCTCGCCGTCAGTGCCTCCGGTACGTCGACCTGGGAGCTCCTCTGCCTGGGCGCCACTGCCGGCCTCGTCTGCGTCGTCGACAACCAGGTGATGGGCTACGAACGAGCCATCGCCACCGGCGCCGCAGTCGGAGTAGGCGTCCTCTCAGACCTCAAGCTCGACCCGACCCCAGCCGCCGCCGTACTGCGAAAGCTCCTCACCGACCCGTCCGAGCGAGCCCGCGTCGCAGCTGCCGGCTGGAAACTCGTCGACGGCCAAGGCCGCACCCGGGTGGCCGACGCGCTCTTTCACCTGATCTCGTAG